A DNA window from Mobula birostris isolate sMobBir1 chromosome 3, sMobBir1.hap1, whole genome shotgun sequence contains the following coding sequences:
- the fabp2 gene encoding fatty acid-binding protein, intestinal, with product MTFNGTWKVGRNENYEQFMEQLGVNVMKRKLAIHDNLKITIHQDGNKFTVKESSNFRTKEIEFTLGESFEYSLADGTELQGSWNLEGDKLVGKFTRKDNGKELLTHREIVGNELVQTYSYDGVDGKRFFKKE from the exons ATGACATTCAATGGTACCTGGAAGGTTGGAAGAAATGAGAACTATGAACAGTTTATGGAACAACTGG GGGTAAATGTTATGAAAAGAAAACTTGCAATTCATGATAACCTGAAGATTACAATTCACCAAGATGGAAATAAATTTACTGTTAAAGAGTCCAGTAACTTCCGAACAAAAGAAATCGAGTTCACACTAGGAGAATCCTTTGAGTATTCCTTGGCGGATGGAACAGAACTTCAA GGTTCATGGAATCTTGAGGGAGACAAACTTGTTGGAAAGTTCACGAGGAAGGACAATGGCAAGGAACTCTTAACGCACAGGGAAATTGTTGGCAATGAACTTGTTCAG ACTTACTCATATGACGGAGTTGATGGGAAGAGATTCTTCAAAAAAGAGTAG